The following coding sequences lie in one Crassostrea angulata isolate pt1a10 chromosome 10, ASM2561291v2, whole genome shotgun sequence genomic window:
- the LOC128166723 gene encoding uncharacterized protein LOC128166723 — MKTLVTSVGILACLLLIKSAESVIPPYLQRQLQREQAVVHRFRPTAARCCRVGQRTARKMMSCSLYSSQRILNSVHTAGGEVQSGNLDTFISKITQCAVSFSMSFEKCCVNKENFLKEIRMCRRRYTERSFRAKCIKIAKAKYRQ; from the exons ATGAAGACCCTTGTGACATCTGTTGGGATTCTGGCCTGTCTTCTGCTAATCAAATCAG CGGAATCCGTCATTCCTCCGTACCTACAGCGGCAGCTACAGCGGGAACAAGCCGTGGTGCACAGATTCCGACCCACAGCGGCCAGATGCTGCAGGGTGGGACAGCGAACAGCCCGGAAGATGATGTCATGCAGTCTTTACAGCAGTCAGCGCATTCTTAACAGTGTTCACACCGCCGGCGGCGAGGTCCAATCCGGGAACTTAGACACTTTCATATCCAAGATTACGCAGTGCGCTGTCAGCTTCTCCATGTCCTTTGAAAAATGCTGcgtaaacaaagaaaactttttGAAGGAAATTCGGATGTGTAGACGGAGATACACGGAGAGATCGTTCCGtgcaaaatgcatcaaaattgcGAAAGCGAAGTACCGCCAGTAA